The DNA segment CGGGTCCGACTCCTCGCGCACCGGGTCCCGCCGGGTGCCGGGAACCGAGCCCACCCGGAGGACCGAGTACACGAAAGAGGCGGCCCCCCACCGGGTGGCCGCCTCTTTCGTGTACTCGGTCAGCGCGAGCGCCCTGTCACCACTCGGTAGAGGACCAGCACGATCACGGAGCCCACGATCGCGGCGATCCAGGTGGAGAGGCTGAAGAAGCCGTTGATCGAGTGCACGCCGAAGATCACCTTGCCCAGCCAGCCGCCCAGCAGGCCGCCCACGATGCCGATCAGCATCGTCACCAGGCAGCCGCCCGGGTCCTTGCCGGGGGTCAGTGCCTTCGCGATGGCGCCCGCGATGAGGCCGATCAGGATCCAGGCGATGATGCCCACGAGGATGTTCCTTCCGTTCCGCTGTGCGACCCCGGGGCGGGGCTCTCACGTGCTTCCGGATATCCCCGATGAGGCGGCGTATGCGGGACCGATGGTCCCTACTTTCGTATGCCCACGGCGAACGGCGCACGGGAGCCGCCGCACATCCGTTTCGGGGCCGGGCGGAGGGAGACTCCTCACACTGCACCCCCCTGCGCGGCCCCCCGTGCGCGCGATGCGGACGACCGAGGAGTGGTTCCCATGCAGCCGCTATCCGGATCCAGGCGGATACCTCCGTCGGAACACCTCAGGACCGGCGCGCGGCCATGAGATTCCTCGAACGCGTCGACGGCTTCCAGCGGCGCCACCGCTGGGTGGGCCTGCCGCTCGCCGTCGCGTACAAGTTCTTCGACGACCAGGCCGTGTACCTGGCGGCCCTGCTCGCCTACTACGGCTTCCTCTCGCTCTTCCCGCTGCTCCTGATCCTCGTCGCCGTCCTGAGCACCTTCCTGAGCGGCGATCCGGCCGTGCGACAACGTGTGATGGACTCGGCACTGAGCGAGTTCCCGGTCATCGGCGACCAGCTCGGGCACAACATCCACTCCTTCCACGGCAGCGGGGTCGTCCTCGCCGCGGGCATCGTGGGCAGCGTCTACGGTTCGCTCGGTGTCGCCCAGGCCGCGCAGTACGCCCTCAACAAGATCTGGGCGGTCCCGCGCCACGCCCGCCCGGATCCGCTCCGCTCGCGGCTGAAGGGGCTGGTGTTCCTGCTGCTCCTCGCGGTCGGGCTGTGCGCGTCCACGCTGCTGTCGGTGGTGGCCGCGCAGAGTTACCTGTTCGGCGTGCGGCTGCGGGGCGGCAGCTGGATCGCCGCGAGCGCGGGCTCCGTGTGCCTGAACGCCTTTCTGCTGCTGCTCAGCTACCGGCTGCTGACCCAGCGGACCCTGCCCCTGCGCCGGCTCGCCGGAGTGGCGCTGGGAGGCGCCCTCGCGTGGCAGGCGCTGCAATGGGTGGGCTCCTACTACGTCAGCCACGTGCTGCGCGGCGCCACCGCCACCTACGGCATGTTCGGCATCGTCCTGGGCCTGCTCGCCTGGCTCTACGTCGGGGCCCTGATCTTCGTCGCGGTGGCCGAGACGGGCGCCGTACGGGTCATGCGCCTGTGGCCCCGCAGCCTGCTGACGCCGTTCACGGACCGGGTGCGCCTCAGCGCGGCGGACCGCCGCGCCTACCGGTCGTACGCCGCGACCGAGGCGTTCAAGGGCTTCCAGAAGGTCAGCGTGCGCTTCGAGCCGCCGCCCGAGCCCCGCCGGGAGGAACCACCGGACGGTACGCCCTGACGGCGGGCCCGCCACCCTGGGGCGGGCCCGGCCCGGTGCGGGACGTCCCGCACCGGGGCGTGGTCAGGAGCGAACGACGCGGCGTACGTTCTCCACCGAGCCGCAGTCGGCCTTCAGCCGGCGCCCGCGTTCCTCCCAGAACGCCGCTCCCAGTTCCTCGCGCCGCTCCATCGCCACGTTCTCGCGCGCACCGTTGAGGATGGTGCGCTCCTCCTCGTCCGTGTGGTGGGCGATGGCTTCCGCCAGCGCCTCCAGCTTGGCGTCCCACTCCTCGGAGCCGACGTCCGCCACCTCCATGAGGTCCAGCAGGGCCTCGTTCCCCTCGTCGTGCTCGTGCTCGCCGTGCTCGACCTCTTCGTCGTCGATGTTCTTGTAACGCTTCAGCGCGGGATAGACCTCGGCCTCCTCGGCCTGCGCGTGCGCGATCAGCAGCCCCGCGAACTCCTGGAGCGCGGCTGCCCGGTCGGCCTCGACGCTGCGCATCAGGTGGAACAGGTCCTCCATGCGCCGGTGGTCCTGGAGGATGAGCTCGACGACGTCCTGGGTCTCGGCCATGGCAGTGGCACCACTTTCGTACGAACGAATCGGGATCCTGTCGTCTACCCCCACCGGCCGCGTTGATGACCTCACCCGCGGCAGGAGAGTGACCCGTGACGTGCGCGGCTACGGTTTCCGGATCTCCCCCTCCGCCGAGACGCGGGCGGCGTGCGCGCCGAAGTCCTCCTCCGACACGCCGGAGACGAGGTCGATCGCCTCGCCGCCCGGCTCCGGGGTGCCCGGTTCCACGATCCGGGTCGGACGCAGACGCCCGGACACATAGGTGCCGTCGGCGCGCAGGGCGACCTGGAGCACGCCGCTGGTCGAGAGGTTGCCGCCGAGGCCGAGCACCTTGTAGCCGGTGAAGTTGCCCAGGCTGTAGGCGATCAGCCGGCCCTTGTAGAACTCCATTCCGCGCATCACGTGCGGGCCGCTGCCCACGACGAGATCGGCCCCGGCGTCGATCACCGCATGACTGAAGCGGTAGCCGTCGCCCCGGTCCTCGCCGAGGAAGTACTCGGTGCCGGGTTCGACGTGGGTGCGGTCCGAACCCTCCGCGCCCGCGTGCATCGTGACGATCACGACATCCGCGGACTTCGCGGCGCGGGCGGTGAGTTCCTTCGCGGCGGGGATGTCCGTCAGGTCGTTCGCCCCTCGGTCGGGGGCGAACCCGATCAGCGCGACCCGGATGCCGTGCACCCGCTGGACGGTGATCTGGCCCAGCCGCCCGGTGAACCGCACGTCCGCGGCGCGCAGCGCGTCGAAGGTGTCGCGCCGCCCCTGTGCCCCGAAGTCGTCGATGTGATTGTTCGCCGTGTTCATGACCGTGAACCCGGCCTTCCCGAGCAGGCGGCCGTAGGACGGCGGGGCGCGGAACGCGAAGCAGTTCGGGCCGTCGAGGTACGCGCACTTGCTGGTGCCGCCGGTCGTGAGCGTGCCCTCCAGGTTCCCGAGCACCACATCCCCGGTGAGCAGGTCGTCGACGGGGGCGAAGAACGAGGCGCCGTCGTCCGGGGGCAGGCTGTCCGGCAGCGTGCCCAGGACGACGTCCCCCACGGCGGCGATCGTCACGTCGCCCCGGGGGAGCGGCGCCGCAGGCGCACCGGACGCCGTGGCCCCGGCCCTTCCCCCGGGGGCCCGGACGGAGCCGGTGGGGGCCGGACTCCCGGAGCCGCCGCGGAACGCGCACGCCGCGACGACCACCGCACCGGCCACGAGCAGACAGAGGACGAGCAAGCGGCGCCCCACCGGCCTTCGCCGTGCGCGCCGCCGCCGAGGACACGGTCCACCGGACGTGATCACCGGATCATGCTACGAAGCGTCCTACCCTCCTTCACGCAGGGTCACCGGCGTGTCCGCCGCGACCCGGCGGCCCACCATCGGCCGACGACCAGCCCCGCGGGGCGGGGGAGGGCGGAGCGGGTGGTCCGGCGCCGGGCACCGGCGGCGTGGCGGCCAACTCGGCGAGATCGGTCCGGTGTTCGGCCGGCGCGTCGTGCGGCCCGCGCCAACGGCCCGCGTCCGGAGCGAGATGACGCCCCGTCGACGTGCCGAGAAAAGCGGCCGCCCCTTCATCGACCGCACCCGCGGCGGCGACCTCGGCCGCCACCGAACACACGGGCCGCGCCCGCTCCGTCGCCCGCAGCGCGACACCACTGACCGCGCCCATGCTCCAGGTGCCCAACCAATGACTCCGTTGCGGAACGCCGAGCGGTTTGGTCCGAGATCTTTTTTCACTCGATCAGGTTCCTGACCAATCCGCCAGGGCGACCAGAACCGAATTCCCTGCGTGAGGGACGAAGAGAAGGATCAAAGGGGCCGACCGGGTCTGCCACGCCTGGCGCTGGGCGCGCTGAGCGGGGCGCTGGCCGGCTTCGCCGCGCTGGCCTCGGCCGAACTGGTCGCGGCGGCGGTGCGTCCGCAGTCCAGTCCGGTCGTCGTGGTGGGCGGCGCGTCCATCGACGCGACGCCCGCGCCGGTCAAGGACTGGGCGATCCGCCACTTCGGCACCGACGACAAGCTCGTGCTCCAGCTCGGCATCCTGGCCGTACTGGCGGTATCGGCTCTGGCGTTGGGTGTGCTGGCGGTGCGGTTCCGGCGGGTCGGAGCCGCCGGGATCCTTCTCTTCGGGGCCGTCGGAACGGCGGCCGCCCTCAACCGCCCCGACTCCATCGGCATCGCCGACGCCCTGCCCTCCGTCGCGGGGGCCGTCGCCGGGGCCCTGCTCCTGTACGGCCTGGTGGGGCGCCTCACGGCCCCCGCCCGGCCGACGGCGCCCGCTCGGCCGACGACGCCGGAGTCCGGCTCCGTCAGCGAGGAAGCGGCAGACGGTTCGCCCGCGCCCGAGGCATGGGACCGGCGGGGATTCGTCCTCGCGGCCGCTTCCGCGGCAGCGGCTTCCGCCGTGGTGGGTACGGTCGGCCGGTCGCTGAACGGCACCAGCGGTCGGGACGCGGTCGCCTCGCGCGACAAGGTCGTTCTCCCGCTGCCCGGCTCACCGGCGCGGCCGGTGCCGAAGCGGGCCGGGCTGCGGGTCGCCGGGATCAGTCCCTTCGTCACCCCGAACCAGGACTTCTACCGGGTGGACACCGCGCTGGTGGTGCCCAAGGTGGACGCGACCAGCTGGCGGATGCGCGTCCACGGCAAGGGCGTACGCCGGCCGGCCACCTACTCCGTCGACGACCTGCTGCGCCGGGAGCTGATCGAGCGGGACATCACCCTGACATGCGTGTCGAACGAAGTGGGCGGCCCGTACGTGGGCAACGCCCGCTGGATCGGCGTCCGGCTGGCCGACCTGCTCGCCGAGTGCGGGGTGAAGCCCCCTCCCGGGGCGGCCGGGCGGACCAG comes from the Streptomyces sp. SUK 48 genome and includes:
- a CDS encoding GlsB/YeaQ/YmgE family stress response membrane protein; translation: MGIIAWILIGLIAGAIAKALTPGKDPGGCLVTMLIGIVGGLLGGWLGKVIFGVHSINGFFSLSTWIAAIVGSVIVLVLYRVVTGRSR
- a CDS encoding YhjD/YihY/BrkB family envelope integrity protein; this encodes MRFLERVDGFQRRHRWVGLPLAVAYKFFDDQAVYLAALLAYYGFLSLFPLLLILVAVLSTFLSGDPAVRQRVMDSALSEFPVIGDQLGHNIHSFHGSGVVLAAGIVGSVYGSLGVAQAAQYALNKIWAVPRHARPDPLRSRLKGLVFLLLLAVGLCASTLLSVVAAQSYLFGVRLRGGSWIAASAGSVCLNAFLLLLSYRLLTQRTLPLRRLAGVALGGALAWQALQWVGSYYVSHVLRGATATYGMFGIVLGLLAWLYVGALIFVAVAETGAVRVMRLWPRSLLTPFTDRVRLSAADRRAYRSYAATEAFKGFQKVSVRFEPPPEPRREEPPDGTP
- a CDS encoding hemerythrin domain-containing protein, with the translated sequence MAETQDVVELILQDHRRMEDLFHLMRSVEADRAAALQEFAGLLIAHAQAEEAEVYPALKRYKNIDDEEVEHGEHEHDEGNEALLDLMEVADVGSEEWDAKLEALAEAIAHHTDEEERTILNGARENVAMERREELGAAFWEERGRRLKADCGSVENVRRVVRS
- a CDS encoding CapA family protein, with protein sequence MGDVVLGTLPDSLPPDDGASFFAPVDDLLTGDVVLGNLEGTLTTGGTSKCAYLDGPNCFAFRAPPSYGRLLGKAGFTVMNTANNHIDDFGAQGRRDTFDALRAADVRFTGRLGQITVQRVHGIRVALIGFAPDRGANDLTDIPAAKELTARAAKSADVVIVTMHAGAEGSDRTHVEPGTEYFLGEDRGDGYRFSHAVIDAGADLVVGSGPHVMRGMEFYKGRLIAYSLGNFTGYKVLGLGGNLSTSGVLQVALRADGTYVSGRLRPTRIVEPGTPEPGGEAIDLVSGVSEEDFGAHAARVSAEGEIRKP